A DNA window from Thermoflexus sp. contains the following coding sequences:
- a CDS encoding heavy metal-responsive transcriptional regulator produces the protein MRSRDGQRTWRIGELAAELGMNPRTLRYYEAIGLIPPPRRTSSGYRLYGSAERERLRFICKARAIGLSLSEIREILRLRDAGREPCEHVIAMLDRKIADLDRQIRALERFRRELQALRRRAARRAHRHGAICGIIEHAA, from the coding sequence ATGCGGTCGAGGGACGGTCAGCGAACGTGGCGGATTGGTGAGCTGGCGGCGGAACTGGGGATGAACCCGCGGACGCTGCGCTATTATGAGGCGATCGGCCTGATCCCTCCACCGCGCCGGACATCCTCCGGCTACCGGCTGTATGGGAGCGCGGAGCGGGAGCGCTTGCGTTTCATCTGCAAAGCCCGGGCGATCGGGCTGAGCCTTTCTGAGATCCGGGAGATCCTGCGGCTCCGGGATGCCGGGCGAGAACCATGCGAGCATGTCATCGCCATGCTGGATCGGAAGATCGCCGACCTCGACCGGCAGATCCGGGCGCTGGAGCGCTTCCGACGCGAGCTTCAGGCGTTGCGCCGGCGAGCGGCTCGAAGGGCTCACCGCCACGGGGCGATCTGCGGGATCATTGAGCATGCCGCATGA
- a CDS encoding glutamine synthetase family protein, with protein MASGKSEVLAAIRTHQIRYVRFIWCDNAGLIRAKAVHTAFLEDYLEGAGVGIAAAQQALPVMMDALAPGSGLTPAGEVHMRADWSTFTPLPYAPGHARVLTDIYEGDAPWSHCPRSFLRRMIEQAGRRGWRIMAAFENEFYLLRREGDSVLPADATVFAQTAALDAAALLLEELTAALEAQGIVPEMIYAESGPGQFEMPIRYAEALRAADNQIVFRETVRAVARRHGLIASFVPKIFPDKAGSGAHLHFSLWRGDRNRTADPRRPDALSAEARAFIAGILQHLPALMAFTTPSPNSFKRIRPRFWSGAFTCWGYGNREAAVRVPQPPAGRPITHIELKTVDPSCNPYLALGAVIAAGLDGLEKGLDPGEPVQMDPADLPESERAARGIRPLPSTLGEAIAALEQDEVLLQALGPELARSYLAVRRAEWEAMKDMPHEEEVRILLERY; from the coding sequence ATGGCGTCTGGGAAGAGCGAGGTTCTCGCCGCGATCCGCACCCACCAGATCCGCTATGTGCGTTTCATCTGGTGTGACAACGCCGGCCTCATCCGGGCCAAGGCTGTCCACACAGCTTTCCTGGAGGACTACCTGGAGGGAGCAGGGGTGGGCATCGCGGCCGCTCAGCAGGCTCTCCCGGTGATGATGGACGCCCTCGCCCCCGGTTCCGGGCTCACCCCCGCCGGCGAGGTCCATATGCGGGCGGACTGGTCCACTTTCACCCCCCTGCCCTACGCCCCCGGCCATGCTCGGGTGCTCACGGATATCTACGAGGGAGATGCGCCATGGTCCCATTGCCCGCGCTCGTTCCTCCGCCGGATGATCGAACAGGCGGGGCGTCGCGGATGGCGCATCATGGCCGCCTTCGAGAACGAATTCTATCTGCTCCGGCGGGAGGGGGATTCGGTGCTCCCGGCGGATGCGACGGTTTTCGCTCAGACGGCCGCCCTGGACGCCGCGGCGCTGTTGCTCGAGGAGCTCACCGCTGCCCTGGAGGCCCAGGGGATCGTGCCGGAGATGATCTACGCGGAATCCGGTCCGGGCCAGTTCGAGATGCCGATCCGGTATGCGGAAGCCCTGCGGGCGGCCGACAACCAGATCGTCTTCCGGGAGACCGTCCGCGCGGTCGCTCGCCGTCACGGCCTGATCGCCTCCTTCGTCCCCAAGATCTTCCCCGATAAAGCGGGCAGCGGCGCCCATCTCCACTTCAGCCTGTGGCGGGGCGATCGCAACCGCACCGCGGACCCCCGCCGTCCCGACGCCCTTTCGGCCGAGGCCCGGGCGTTCATCGCCGGGATCCTCCAGCACCTGCCCGCCCTGATGGCCTTCACCACCCCCAGCCCCAATTCCTTCAAACGGATCCGCCCGCGCTTCTGGAGCGGGGCCTTCACCTGCTGGGGATACGGCAACCGGGAGGCTGCGGTTCGTGTCCCCCAGCCTCCCGCCGGCCGGCCGATCACCCACATCGAGCTGAAGACCGTGGATCCCTCCTGCAATCCCTATCTGGCGCTCGGGGCGGTGATCGCCGCGGGGCTGGACGGCCTTGAGAAAGGGCTCGACCCCGGCGAGCCGGTCCAGATGGATCCCGCTGATCTGCCGGAATCCGAGCGGGCGGCTCGAGGGATCCGGCCGCTGCCCTCGACCCTGGGGGAGGCCATCGCCGCCCTGGAGCAGGATGAGGTCCTCCTGCAGGCCCTGGGGCCGGAGCTCGCCCGCTCCTACCTCGCGGTGCGACGGGCGGAGTGGGAGGCGATGAAGGACATGCCCCACGAAGAGGAAGTGCGAATTCTTCTGGAACGCTACTGA
- a CDS encoding branched-chain amino acid ABC transporter permease — MIGPSIRREWSWALRGFLVLLLTGAYLALDRGGNAYLQRLAILFLINLMLVVSLNLFTGFTGVFSLGHIGFMALGAYASAILTLPVNQKAVNLPDLPAPLASIALPFLPALILGGLVAAIVALLIGIPVLRLSGHFVAVATLGFLVITRVVLINAEAFTRGTRTFTGVPPFTTMGWAAMWALLNVYIAWRLKHSPLGLRLIAARDDPWAAKSVGVSIGQMRLLAFGISAFFTGIAGGLWAHFLTAFSPNAFYFSKTFEIIVMMIVGGMGSVTGSILGTLLVMAATEALRNLEPGLAVGSLTIGPLYGLSQIGLAVLLMLLMTFRRQGLLGDHELRFEAIAERLERWLTRRKTALEAPRVRKADPELKEG, encoded by the coding sequence ATGATCGGCCCTTCGATCCGACGGGAATGGAGCTGGGCGCTGCGAGGTTTCCTGGTGTTGTTGCTCACCGGCGCCTATCTGGCGCTGGACCGCGGGGGGAACGCTTACCTTCAGCGCCTCGCTATCCTGTTCCTGATCAACCTGATGCTGGTGGTGAGCCTGAACCTCTTCACCGGGTTCACCGGCGTGTTCTCCCTGGGTCACATCGGCTTCATGGCCCTGGGCGCCTACGCTTCTGCCATCCTGACGCTTCCGGTTAACCAGAAGGCGGTCAATCTGCCCGATTTGCCTGCTCCGCTGGCCTCGATCGCCCTGCCCTTCCTTCCAGCGCTCATCCTGGGGGGCCTGGTTGCGGCGATCGTCGCCCTCCTGATCGGCATCCCGGTTCTGCGGCTGAGCGGGCACTTCGTTGCTGTGGCCACCCTGGGCTTCCTGGTGATCACGCGGGTGGTCCTGATCAACGCCGAGGCCTTCACCCGGGGTACCCGCACGTTCACGGGCGTGCCTCCGTTCACCACCATGGGCTGGGCAGCCATGTGGGCCCTTTTAAACGTCTATATCGCCTGGCGCCTGAAGCATTCGCCCCTGGGCCTGCGGCTCATAGCCGCCCGTGACGATCCATGGGCCGCGAAAAGCGTGGGGGTGTCCATCGGTCAGATGCGGCTGCTCGCCTTCGGGATCAGCGCCTTTTTTACGGGGATCGCCGGAGGGCTGTGGGCCCATTTCCTCACCGCCTTCTCTCCGAACGCCTTTTATTTCTCCAAGACCTTCGAGATCATCGTGATGATGATCGTGGGGGGGATGGGCAGCGTCACCGGATCGATCCTTGGGACGCTGCTGGTGATGGCCGCCACGGAGGCGCTCCGAAACCTGGAGCCGGGACTCGCCGTCGGTTCCCTCACGATCGGCCCCCTCTACGGCCTGAGCCAGATCGGCCTGGCCGTGCTGCTGATGTTGTTGATGACTTTCCGCCGTCAGGGGTTGCTGGGCGATCACGAGCTCCGATTCGAGGCCATCGCTGAACGCCTGGAGCGCTGGCTCACACGACGGAAAACAGCCCTGGAAGCTCCGCGCGTTCGGAAGGCAGATCCTGAATTGAAGGAGGGATAG
- a CDS encoding ABC transporter substrate-binding protein yields the protein MRPLRPWMAPVLVFLLAAAACQPAAPPPALTPTVPPASPPGGGAPIRIGAPFNLTGGMASIDVPAANGARLAAEEINAAGGVMGRPIELLIRDTKTDPATAATVVTQLIEQDKVVAVIGFNDSDYVLAAGPICQRAGIPFITVGATSPRLPGQVGDMLFLAPFGDNVQAAVGAEFAFEKFGKTAYLLWDKGAEYTTVLAKYFKERFTELGGTIVLEDTYQSGDKDFSAQIAKVKALSQQPAFYYIAALPDDVGTIVKQFRNAGITGPIVGGDGYDTPLLIQVAGSAAENVFFTTHSLLAADSPNERVRKFVAAYKQKYGTEPEAVFAALGYDAVYVLAEAIRRAGSTDGQAIKKALESIRDFPAVTGVIRYSPQSHIPQKGVTVIEVKGGKFTLAAERVPQKVPAP from the coding sequence ATGCGCCCGCTACGTCCATGGATGGCTCCGGTTCTGGTTTTCCTCCTCGCGGCGGCTGCCTGTCAGCCAGCGGCCCCGCCTCCTGCCCTCACCCCGACCGTCCCTCCAGCCTCCCCGCCTGGGGGCGGCGCGCCGATCCGCATCGGCGCGCCCTTCAATCTGACCGGCGGAATGGCCTCGATCGATGTCCCGGCAGCCAATGGGGCCCGGCTGGCCGCTGAGGAGATCAACGCCGCCGGCGGTGTGATGGGCCGCCCCATCGAACTGCTGATCCGCGATACCAAAACGGACCCGGCCACGGCGGCCACCGTTGTCACCCAGCTGATCGAGCAGGATAAGGTGGTGGCCGTCATCGGCTTCAACGATTCGGACTACGTCCTGGCGGCCGGCCCGATCTGCCAGCGAGCTGGGATCCCCTTCATCACGGTAGGGGCCACCTCGCCGCGCCTGCCGGGGCAGGTGGGGGATATGCTCTTCCTGGCCCCCTTCGGGGATAACGTGCAGGCCGCGGTGGGGGCGGAGTTCGCCTTCGAGAAGTTCGGCAAGACCGCCTATCTGCTGTGGGATAAGGGGGCCGAATACACGACGGTGCTGGCCAAATACTTCAAGGAGCGCTTCACCGAGCTGGGCGGCACCATCGTGCTGGAGGACACCTACCAGTCCGGCGACAAGGATTTCTCGGCCCAGATCGCCAAGGTGAAGGCCCTTTCCCAGCAGCCGGCCTTCTATTACATCGCGGCCCTGCCTGACGATGTGGGGACCATTGTGAAGCAGTTCCGCAACGCCGGCATCACCGGGCCGATCGTCGGCGGTGATGGGTATGACACTCCTTTGCTGATCCAGGTGGCCGGATCCGCAGCTGAGAACGTGTTCTTCACCACTCACTCCCTGCTCGCCGCCGACTCGCCGAACGAGCGGGTGCGGAAATTTGTCGCCGCCTACAAGCAGAAATACGGGACGGAGCCGGAGGCGGTCTTCGCCGCCCTGGGTTACGACGCCGTGTATGTGCTGGCGGAGGCCATCCGACGCGCCGGCTCCACCGATGGCCAGGCGATCAAAAAGGCGCTGGAGAGCATCCGGGACTTCCCGGCGGTCACCGGGGTGATCCGTTACTCGCCCCAATCTCATATCCCGCAGAAGGGAGTGACGGTGATCGAGGTGAAGGGCGGGAAGTTCACCCTGGCCGCCGAGCGTGTCCCTCAGAAGGTCCCCGCCCCCTGA
- a CDS encoding ParB/RepB/Spo0J family partition protein, translating to MFREVPEEIQQFIRQVEADGGIVWAAYPEPYARRWQLLVELPLDRVEPTPYQRDLSPHHVERLKSVIREIGRFIDPIVAVRTPDGRYWTPNGNHRREAMAQLGARTIMAILIPDPSVAYHILGLNTEKAHNLREKALEVLRMYRTLREEHPEAPERTFAFQFEEAYLITLGILYDRKERFAGAGYVPILRKVDRFLDLPMREAIGERERRAQVIETIDQLVEPILEALHEKGIRYPFLKQAVLSQVNPIRRKRIVTMSFDEVMARIRDGLARYNVEAVTAEELAQVAAEVEE from the coding sequence ATGTTCCGGGAAGTTCCCGAGGAGATCCAGCAATTCATCCGGCAGGTGGAGGCGGATGGCGGCATCGTGTGGGCGGCTTATCCAGAGCCCTACGCCCGCCGCTGGCAACTCCTGGTGGAGCTGCCGCTGGATCGCGTGGAGCCCACCCCCTACCAGCGGGATCTTTCCCCTCACCATGTGGAGCGGCTGAAATCGGTCATTCGGGAGATCGGCCGCTTCATTGACCCCATCGTGGCCGTCCGAACGCCGGATGGCCGCTACTGGACCCCCAACGGCAATCACCGGCGGGAGGCGATGGCCCAGCTGGGAGCCCGGACCATTATGGCCATCCTGATCCCGGATCCGTCGGTGGCCTATCACATCCTCGGCCTCAACACAGAGAAGGCCCACAACCTCCGGGAGAAGGCGCTGGAGGTCCTCCGGATGTATCGAACCCTCCGGGAGGAGCATCCAGAGGCGCCAGAACGAACTTTCGCCTTCCAGTTTGAGGAGGCCTATCTGATCACCCTGGGCATCCTGTATGACCGGAAAGAACGGTTCGCCGGGGCCGGCTATGTGCCGATCCTGCGCAAGGTCGATCGCTTCCTGGATCTGCCGATGCGGGAAGCGATCGGGGAGCGGGAGCGCCGGGCGCAGGTTATTGAGACCATTGACCAGCTGGTGGAACCCATCCTGGAGGCCCTGCATGAGAAAGGGATCCGCTATCCCTTCCTCAAGCAGGCCGTGCTTTCTCAGGTGAATCCGATCCGCCGCAAGCGGATCGTGACGATGTCCTTTGATGAGGTGATGGCTCGCATCCGCGATGGGCTGGCCCGTTACAACGTGGAGGCGGTGACGGCGGAGGAGCTGGCCCAGGTGGCCGCCGAGGTGGAGGAGTAG
- a CDS encoding ABC transporter ATP-binding protein yields MDGPAVLELRNLEAAYGAIRALHGLSLTLGPGEVVALLGPNGAGKTTTLRVISGLLRPVRGQVLYRGDEITGRPPATIARLGIIQCPEGRQIFKNLTVRENLILGGYRLRDPARERRNLERALDLFPMLKERLHHPAGLLSGGQQQMLAIARALMADPEVLLLDEPSLGLAPRVVEEVFEALAQLKAQGLTMLIVEQNAEKALEIADRAYVLEAGRLVLADAAHRLRENPDLIRIYLGR; encoded by the coding sequence TTGGACGGCCCGGCCGTTCTGGAGCTGCGTAATCTCGAGGCCGCTTACGGGGCGATCCGCGCCCTGCACGGCCTGTCCCTGACCCTCGGGCCCGGTGAAGTGGTGGCCCTGCTGGGGCCGAATGGGGCGGGCAAGACCACCACGCTGCGGGTGATCTCCGGCCTTCTGCGACCGGTGCGGGGCCAGGTGCTGTATCGGGGCGATGAGATCACCGGGCGCCCTCCTGCAACCATCGCCCGGTTGGGGATCATCCAGTGCCCCGAGGGCCGCCAGATTTTCAAAAACCTGACGGTTCGGGAGAACCTGATCCTGGGTGGCTATCGGCTGCGGGATCCGGCTCGGGAACGCCGCAACCTGGAGCGGGCCCTCGACCTCTTCCCGATGTTGAAGGAACGCCTGCATCACCCGGCGGGCCTGCTCTCCGGTGGCCAGCAACAAATGCTGGCCATCGCCCGCGCCCTCATGGCCGACCCGGAGGTCCTCCTGCTGGACGAGCCATCGCTGGGACTGGCTCCGCGCGTGGTGGAGGAAGTCTTTGAGGCGCTGGCGCAGTTGAAGGCCCAGGGGCTGACGATGCTGATCGTCGAGCAGAACGCGGAGAAAGCCCTGGAGATCGCTGACCGCGCCTACGTGCTGGAGGCCGGCCGGCTGGTCCTGGCGGATGCCGCCCATCGCCTGCGGGAAAACCCGGATCTGATCCGTATTTATCTCGGTCGCTGA
- a CDS encoding cation-translocating P-type ATPase: protein MVASLPMRIGGMHCSLCESSIRRALSRLPGALEVHVSVAHGEALVHYDPERARPEDFHRALKALGFTVEPPDEAAALAREEMELRNARRKAGWAGLALAIGSGLMGLRFLAGPHPLGMAGMSILALAMALGPARFIMRNGLQALRRRILNQDVLVSAAALAGLIGGGLGVLDPSFPASAFLGATVFVLAFHVIGGYFSVRVHVQASQAVRRLLRLQPEEATRIRPDGNEETVPASWLRPGDLIRVRPGERIPADGIVRAGTSAVDESLLTGEPRPRDRLPGDPVIAGSINQSGALMVEVTRVGEETFLRQIARLVAEARAMKPGILRLIDRVLLIYVPAVFVAALAGFLLWTVGPVLTGRGPDLTRALFALLTALVMGYPCALGMATPLAMIRTSGEAAARGILMRSPEAFHALKVVKAVLLDKTGTLTEGQPALMAAIPLIGDERELLRWAAEAELPSEHPLARTIAAAARARGIPLSEPEAFVAFPGRGVIARVRGHEVRVGTMAFLNEQGLDGTAALPALAAQEAKGRTTVLVAVDQRVMGILVFGDPLKPDAAEAVVALRRLGVEPMLVSGDNPGAVRAVAEALDIARAWAGLLPQEKIEIVRQLQRSGLRVAFVGDGINDAPALMQADIGIAIGTGTDIALEAADVVIVGKRLHALAEALQLAQPSYRLAATNVGLALGFNGIGVLAALTGRVDPIWAMLAMGLSVSTVWLRSVSARLLES from the coding sequence ATGGTCGCTTCTCTCCCCATGCGAATTGGCGGCATGCACTGCTCGCTGTGCGAATCTTCCATCCGCCGTGCTCTCTCGCGTCTCCCGGGCGCTCTGGAGGTCCATGTCAGCGTGGCGCACGGCGAGGCGCTGGTGCACTACGATCCGGAGCGGGCGCGGCCGGAGGATTTCCACCGGGCGCTAAAAGCGCTGGGCTTTACGGTGGAGCCCCCCGATGAAGCCGCAGCCCTCGCCCGGGAGGAGATGGAGCTTCGAAATGCGAGGCGGAAGGCGGGATGGGCGGGCCTCGCGCTGGCGATCGGGAGCGGCCTGATGGGCCTTCGCTTCCTCGCCGGCCCTCATCCGCTCGGGATGGCCGGGATGAGCATACTAGCTCTGGCGATGGCTCTGGGCCCGGCCCGCTTCATCATGCGCAATGGCCTTCAGGCCCTGCGCCGTCGAATCCTCAACCAGGACGTGCTGGTCTCAGCCGCGGCTTTGGCGGGCCTGATCGGCGGGGGGTTAGGCGTGCTGGATCCATCCTTTCCGGCCAGCGCCTTCCTGGGCGCCACCGTCTTCGTGCTGGCCTTCCACGTGATCGGCGGCTACTTCTCCGTTCGAGTGCATGTGCAGGCCTCCCAGGCGGTGCGCCGTTTACTTCGGCTTCAGCCCGAGGAGGCCACCCGGATCCGGCCGGATGGAAACGAGGAAACGGTTCCGGCTTCATGGCTGCGGCCCGGGGATCTCATCCGGGTGCGCCCGGGGGAACGGATCCCAGCCGATGGGATTGTGCGCGCGGGCACCTCCGCGGTCGATGAAAGCTTGCTCACGGGAGAACCCCGGCCGCGCGATCGGCTGCCTGGCGATCCGGTGATCGCCGGGTCGATCAACCAGAGCGGCGCCCTGATGGTGGAGGTGACCCGCGTGGGGGAGGAGACCTTTCTGCGCCAGATCGCCCGGCTGGTGGCGGAAGCTCGGGCGATGAAACCCGGGATCCTCCGTCTGATCGATCGGGTGCTTCTGATCTATGTCCCCGCGGTTTTCGTCGCAGCCCTGGCTGGCTTCCTGCTCTGGACCGTGGGCCCGGTGCTGACGGGAAGGGGGCCGGATCTGACCCGCGCCCTCTTCGCGCTGCTGACCGCGCTGGTGATGGGATATCCATGCGCTCTGGGCATGGCCACCCCGCTGGCGATGATCCGGACCAGCGGGGAAGCGGCCGCGCGGGGCATCCTGATGCGTTCCCCGGAGGCTTTTCACGCCCTCAAAGTCGTAAAAGCCGTTCTTCTCGATAAGACGGGAACGTTGACCGAGGGCCAGCCGGCCTTGATGGCGGCGATCCCTCTGATCGGGGATGAGCGGGAGCTGCTGCGATGGGCGGCGGAGGCGGAGCTCCCTTCGGAGCATCCTCTGGCCCGAACGATCGCGGCCGCTGCTCGTGCTCGCGGGATCCCGCTCTCCGAGCCCGAGGCCTTCGTCGCCTTCCCGGGTCGGGGCGTGATCGCGCGCGTGAGGGGCCATGAAGTCCGGGTGGGAACGATGGCTTTCCTGAATGAACAGGGGCTGGATGGGACGGCTGCCCTTCCGGCGCTGGCCGCCCAGGAGGCGAAGGGTCGGACCACCGTGCTGGTGGCGGTGGATCAAAGGGTGATGGGGATCCTGGTCTTTGGGGATCCTCTGAAGCCGGACGCTGCCGAGGCGGTGGTCGCATTGCGTCGTTTGGGCGTGGAGCCTATGCTGGTTTCCGGGGATAATCCGGGGGCCGTCCGCGCGGTCGCGGAAGCTCTGGACATCGCTCGAGCATGGGCAGGGCTCCTTCCTCAGGAGAAGATTGAGATCGTCCGGCAGCTCCAGCGTTCGGGGCTGCGGGTCGCATTCGTCGGGGATGGGATCAACGATGCGCCGGCTCTGATGCAGGCGGATATCGGTATCGCCATCGGGACGGGGACCGACATCGCCCTGGAGGCGGCGGACGTCGTGATCGTCGGAAAGCGCCTGCACGCCCTGGCGGAGGCCCTCCAGCTTGCCCAGCCCAGTTATCGGCTCGCGGCCACGAATGTGGGGCTGGCCCTGGGCTTCAACGGCATCGGCGTGCTAGCCGCCCTCACGGGGCGCGTGGATCCGATATGGGCCATGCTGGCGATGGGGCTCAGCGTCTCCACGGTGTGGCTCCGATCGGTCTCCGCCCGTTTGCTTGAATCCTGA
- a CDS encoding superoxide dismutase, producing MAHTLPPLPYPYDALEPYIDAQTMEIHHTRHHQAYVNNLNAALEKYPELQDVPVETLLRNLPSVPEDIRETVRNNGGGHLNHSMFWTLMKPGGGGEPTGALAEAIAKAFGSFANFKDLFTKAAMGRFGSGWAWLSMTAFGKLVVHSTPNQDNPVMEGLIPLLGLDVWEHAYYLKYQNRRADYVQAWWNVVNWDQVAANYAKALEAIRAGARA from the coding sequence ATGGCGCACACCCTTCCTCCGCTTCCATACCCCTATGATGCGCTGGAGCCTTACATTGATGCCCAGACCATGGAAATCCACCACACCCGGCATCACCAGGCTTATGTGAACAACCTCAACGCCGCCCTGGAGAAATACCCGGAGCTCCAGGACGTGCCGGTGGAAACCCTCCTGCGGAACCTTCCCAGCGTCCCCGAGGACATCCGGGAGACGGTGCGCAACAACGGCGGGGGCCACCTGAATCACAGCATGTTCTGGACCTTGATGAAACCCGGCGGGGGCGGGGAGCCCACCGGCGCTCTGGCGGAGGCGATCGCCAAGGCCTTCGGTAGCTTCGCCAACTTCAAGGACCTCTTCACCAAGGCGGCCATGGGCCGGTTCGGCAGCGGCTGGGCCTGGCTCAGCATGACGGCCTTCGGCAAGCTGGTGGTGCATTCCACCCCGAACCAGGACAACCCGGTGATGGAAGGCCTCATCCCGCTGCTGGGCCTGGACGTCTGGGAGCACGCTTACTACCTGAAATACCAGAACCGGCGGGCGGACTACGTGCAGGCCTGGTGGAACGTGGTCAACTGGGATCAGGTGGCGGCCAACTACGCCAAAGCCCTCGAAGCGATCCGTGCCGGCGCCCGGGCCTGA
- a CDS encoding branched-chain amino acid ABC transporter permease has protein sequence MQALSSPEFWIQQLINALGLGSQYALMAVGLAMVFGVMRLINFAHGTVMMASAYIGLLLLQQGMPFPLVALGAIAGAAALGVLMERIAYRPVRGAPDVVLLLNSFAVAVLLENVAILLFSPRSRPFPMPEVLTRVFHPGGNLFLPSIHLWAFGGALLALGGLGLFVTRTRLGLAMRAAAENPTAAQLLGIEIGKVTVLAFAIGSAMAGLAVLFWTAHVGTINPGMGFEPVLKAFVACVIGGFGTIPGAVLGGYLLGALEIALQGLLPAGVVGYRDALVYGILILILLVRPGGVLGYLEAERV, from the coding sequence ATGCAGGCCCTCAGCTCCCCGGAGTTCTGGATCCAGCAGCTGATCAACGCCCTGGGGCTGGGCAGCCAGTATGCCCTGATGGCCGTCGGCCTGGCTATGGTCTTCGGCGTGATGCGGCTGATCAACTTCGCCCACGGGACGGTGATGATGGCCAGCGCTTACATCGGCCTCCTCCTGCTTCAACAGGGGATGCCCTTCCCGCTCGTGGCGCTCGGCGCCATCGCCGGCGCGGCGGCCCTGGGCGTGCTCATGGAGCGGATCGCTTACCGGCCGGTGCGGGGCGCCCCGGATGTGGTGCTGCTGCTCAACTCCTTCGCGGTGGCGGTCCTCCTGGAGAACGTGGCCATCCTGTTGTTCTCCCCGCGATCCCGCCCCTTCCCCATGCCCGAAGTTCTTACCCGGGTCTTCCACCCGGGCGGGAACCTGTTCCTGCCGTCCATCCATCTCTGGGCGTTCGGGGGGGCGTTGCTCGCGCTGGGCGGGCTGGGGCTCTTTGTGACCCGGACCCGCCTGGGCCTGGCGATGCGGGCGGCGGCGGAGAACCCCACGGCCGCGCAACTCCTGGGCATCGAGATCGGGAAGGTCACGGTGCTGGCCTTCGCCATCGGGTCGGCTATGGCCGGCCTGGCCGTTCTGTTCTGGACCGCCCACGTGGGGACCATCAACCCGGGGATGGGTTTTGAGCCGGTTCTGAAAGCCTTCGTGGCCTGCGTGATCGGCGGCTTCGGAACGATCCCGGGGGCGGTGCTGGGAGGCTATCTCCTGGGCGCTCTGGAGATCGCGCTCCAGGGCCTCCTGCCTGCCGGAGTGGTGGGTTATCGGGATGCCCTGGTTTATGGGATCCTGATCCTGATCCTCCTGGTGCGACCAGGCGGCGTGCTGGGCTATCTGGAAGCGGAGCGGGTGTGA
- a CDS encoding ABC transporter ATP-binding protein, whose amino-acid sequence MGSASVVPPHTMGNPLREGTGISSPPIPLLAVEGLTKRFQGVVALRDYRLTLQEGEILGVIGPNGAGKTTLINLLSGFIRPDGGSIRFRGRDLTRLPTHYIPKLGIARTFQNIRLFPSLTALENVMVAMTAHYPPDVLSTLFGFGPGHRRVRELRERAMALMEQMGIAHLAHRPSSALSYGDQRRVEIARALALEPSLLLLDEPTAGLHPEESEALIDLLSRLHRARRMAIVMVAHDMPVVMRFCPRLHVLSSGALLAEGTPEEIRHNPLVLEAFLGRPGRSGAA is encoded by the coding sequence ATGGGATCGGCATCGGTTGTCCCGCCCCATACGATGGGGAACCCCCTGCGGGAAGGGACGGGGATCTCGTCCCCCCCGATCCCCTTACTGGCGGTTGAGGGCTTAACCAAGCGGTTCCAGGGGGTGGTGGCGTTGCGGGATTACCGGCTGACCCTTCAGGAGGGGGAGATCCTGGGGGTGATCGGGCCGAACGGTGCGGGCAAGACGACCCTGATCAACCTGCTGAGCGGCTTCATCCGGCCGGATGGAGGATCCATTCGCTTCCGCGGGCGAGATCTCACGCGCCTCCCCACCCATTACATCCCGAAGCTGGGGATCGCCCGCACGTTTCAGAACATCCGGTTGTTCCCCTCCCTGACGGCTCTGGAAAACGTGATGGTGGCCATGACAGCCCACTATCCTCCGGATGTGCTATCCACGCTCTTCGGGTTCGGACCCGGGCATCGACGGGTTCGGGAGCTGCGAGAACGGGCGATGGCGCTGATGGAGCAAATGGGGATCGCCCATCTGGCCCATCGGCCGTCCAGCGCGCTCTCTTATGGAGACCAGCGACGGGTGGAGATCGCCCGCGCCCTGGCCCTGGAACCTTCGCTGCTCCTGCTGGATGAGCCGACGGCCGGACTACACCCGGAGGAGAGCGAGGCGCTGATCGATCTGCTGAGCCGGCTGCACCGGGCGCGGCGGATGGCGATTGTGATGGTCGCCCATGACATGCCGGTGGTGATGCGTTTCTGCCCGCGCCTGCACGTGCTGAGCTCCGGCGCCCTGCTCGCCGAGGGGACCCCGGAGGAGATCCGCCACAATCCCCTGGTTCTGGAGGCCTTCCTTGGACGGCCCGGCCGTTCTGGAGCTGCGTAA